A genomic segment from Aegilops tauschii subsp. strangulata cultivar AL8/78 chromosome 1, Aet v6.0, whole genome shotgun sequence encodes:
- the LOC141028762 gene encoding protein FAR1-RELATED SEQUENCE 5-like, whose product MDDKGNDGKNLGDTGTDDKDMGHRGNEGKGMDDKDNEDAGKDGIDMDDVHMQGKGIGNKGMAGSDLNECMEYLEIVKKTFRTQEEAYMFYVELQDSSGLWFVKNFVDKHNHLFVRADLTPYLSVHRRMTDAQKADVIEYAVGGLRTHQIMNVMEKNAGGPDKLGFIDRDLYNHVSIQKKRKIEGSDARYLLTYMIAQKKADPEFFLKYTKDSEGHLRNIFWADSQSRIDYVAFGGVVVFDSTYRSNKYRLPFVPFVGLNHHRSTVLFGVGLVSHETVASYQWLLHVFLEAMSQTAPISAITDGDGAMAKAIATVWTGTDHRLCTWHIDENMVMHLRKKKLEEFREFIYRRWDVDKFEKRCVTPG is encoded by the exons ATGGATGATAAAGGCAACGATGGCAAAAACTTGGGTGATACAGGCACGGATGACAAGGACATGGGTCATAGAGGCAACGAAGGCAAAGGCATGGATGATAAGGATAATGAGGATGCAGGCAAGGATGGCATAGACATGGATGATGTACATATGCAAGGTAAAGGAATTGGTAATAAAGGCATGGCTGGTTCAGACCTGAATGAGTGTATGGAATACTTAGAGATTGTGAAGAAGACTTTCAGGACTCAGGAAGAAGCCTACATGTTCTAC GTTGAGCTACAAGATAGCAGTGGCCTCTGGTTCGTCAAGAATTTTGTGGACAAGCATAACCATCTGTTTGTCCGTGCTGACCTGACTCCCTACTTATCGGTTCATCGTAGAATGACTGATGCACAAAAGGCCGATGTCATCGAGTATgctgtcggtggacttcgaacaCATCAGATTATGAATGTAATGGAGAAGAATGCCGGAGGTCCCGACAAGCTTGGATTTATAGATCGAGACCTATACAACCATGTTTCAATCCAGAAGAAGCGCAAGATAGAAGGCAGTGACGCTAGATATTTGCTCACCTATATGATTGCACAGAAAAAAGCAGACCCGGAATTCTTTTTAAAATACACAAAAGACAGCGAAGGCCATTTGAGGAACATATTCTGGGCTGACTCACAATCCCGCATTGACTATGTTGCCTTTGGTGGTGTCGTGGTGTTCGACAGTACATATCGGTCTAACAAGTACAGGCTTCCGTTTGTTCCATTTGTTGGTCTGAACCATCACCGCAGCACAGTTTTGTTTGGGGTCGGTCTAGTGTCACACGAGACAGTTGCATCATACCAGTGGCTTCTTCATGTATTTTTGGAGGCAATGTCCCAGACGGCACCAATTTCAGCAATCACTGATGGGGACGGTGCAATGGCTAAAGCAATAGCTACTGTCTGGACCGGAACAGATCATCGTTTGTGCACGTGGCATATCGATGAGAATATGGTGATGCACCTCCGCAAGAAAAAGCTTGAGGAATTTAGGGAATTCATTTACCGTCGTTGGGATGTTGATAAGTTTGAGAAAAgatgtgtgacgcccggataa